AAAGCGATTGAcaatattacaaaaaaatacGTAGCAATAAAAGTGATTAATTTGGAATATAGCGACGAAGATATTGATTTATTAgctcaagaaattttttttctagcTGAATTAAAGTCTGATTATATTATCAACTATATTACTACAATAATGGAAGACGTTTCCATGTGGATCGTGATGGACTATTGTGGAGGTGGATCATGCTCTGATCTAATAAAAATCGTCTATCCAAATGGTATTGTAGAAGAAAAGGTCTCCTTTATAGTGAAAAATGTTCTTCTAGGGTTACAATACTTACAtgaacagaaaaaaattcacaGAGATATCAAAGCTGCCAATATCCTCTTAACAGACGATGGTCAAGTAAAATTAGGAGATTTTGGTGTTAGTGGTCAGATAAAGGCTACCTTAAAAAGGGATACATTCGTCGGAACACCCTATTGGATGGCTCCAGAAGTTattaataaagaaattaataatgGTTATGATGAGAAGGTAGATATTTGGTCATTGGGGATAACAACCTACGAATTATTAAAAGGTGTGCCACCATTGTCCAAATATGATCCGGTTAAAGTCATGACAAGTTTAGTAAAAAGGAAGCCACCCAAATTACATGGGCCTTACAATGATTTTACCAAGTCATTCATATCTTTCTGTTTGATTAAAGATCCTAAACTCAGACCCAACGtccaaaatttattaaaaacagattttatctttaaattcaatggtaaaatcaaaaatttacaGAAAGATGTAGATTTATgtaaaaagattaagaataaagaaaatggcaattttatcaagaaaccaaaattccctataaatgaaaaattttataacaCAAATGATAGAAAAGAACCTAAAGAAATTTGGGATTTTAATACCATTCATTCTATGAAATCTATAAAGAACAATTCATCGCTTATTTCTCCCACTTCTGACTTACATTCATTGAAGCAACTTAGCCCAATCTCAAATTCGTCACAACTGCAAAATGCTAGTAGTACTGACCAACAATTTACGAAAGTTCAGACAATAACACCATTGACAGTAAATAGTAAATCATTCAAGAAGGTGAGAGTTTTGACAGCTAGAGCCCAGTATGAGTTGGGCTCAGGAATGGATATTGATACAGAttctcaaagaaaagagcaAAAAAACAATTGTGATAGGATAGAAGACGTAACTGACTATAATGGCAGCAATAAACGTGAAAATGTGGATTACTTCAAAAATGTCATATGTTATAGTTTGAAGAGGATGAATGAAAGAgcaaatgatgaagacaCCAAGAATTTCGTCAATGCTATATTGTACAATTTCAAGCTGACTGAAGCTCAAGTTCCTGGATTTAGTGAGGTCTTCatgg
The genomic region above belongs to Kazachstania africana CBS 2517 chromosome 7, complete genome and contains:
- the SPS1 gene encoding putative serine/threonine protein kinase SPS1 (similar to Saccharomyces cerevisiae SPS1 (YDR523C); ancestral locus Anc_1.24); translated protein: MNNSNIYNILPPSSLFDIKECVGRGNFGDVYKAIDNITKKYVAIKVINLEYSDEDIDLLAQEIFFLAELKSDYIINYITTIMEDVSMWIVMDYCGGGSCSDLIKIVYPNGIVEEKVSFIVKNVLLGLQYLHEQKKIHRDIKAANILLTDDGQVKLGDFGVSGQIKATLKRDTFVGTPYWMAPEVINKEINNGYDEKVDIWSLGITTYELLKGVPPLSKYDPVKVMTSLVKRKPPKLHGPYNDFTKSFISFCLIKDPKLRPNVQNLLKTDFIFKFNGKIKNLQKDVDLCKKIKNKENGNFIKKPKFPINEKFYNTNDRKEPKEIWDFNTIHSMKSIKNNSSLISPTSDLHSLKQLSPISNSSQLQNASSTDQQFTKVQTITPLTVNSKSFKKVRVLTARAQYELGSGMDIDTDSQRKEQKNNCDRIEDVTDYNGSNKRENVDYFKNVICYSLKRMNERANDEDTKNFVNAILYNFKLTEAQVPGFSEVFMEEILLRMETIQNYFSNKV